The sequence below is a genomic window from Barrientosiimonas humi.
GGCTGTCGGCCACGCTGCAGGGCAGCCTCAACGGCGCGATCGCCACGGCCGCGAAGGGGATCAACGCGCCGGTCGCCGACGTCGCGAGTGCGTACGACAGCAACGACTGGACCCCCATCACGACCGACCGCGGGGAGCTGCCGACCAACGTCGCCACCATCTGCAGCCTGACCTGGATGTGCGCGAAGAACGACATCCACGCCAACGACGCGGGATACCAGCGGATCGCGCAGGCAGTGATCGCCGCGATGGGCCGGATCACGGGCCCCGGCGTGCCGAGCCCGACCGGCTCGCCCACCACGCGACCCACCGGCAAGCCCACGAACCCGCCCACCACCAGGCCCACGAGCAAGCCGACCCCGCCGACGCCGGCGCCCACCGCGCAGCCCAGCGGACCGCTCGTGCAGACCGGGTGAGACGAGGCCGCCGAGGGCGCGTGCCCTCTCTAGGCTGGCCCTCATGCGCATCGCGAGATACACCACGGGAGAGGACCCGACGTTCGGCCTGGTCGACGGCGCGGGCGAGAAGATCGCGGAGATCACCGGCGACCCGCTCTACACCAAGATCGAGCTGACCGGGCAGACGACCACCGTCGACGAGGTACGCCTGCTCGCCCCGGTCATCCCGCGCAGCAAGGTCATCGGCATCGGCCGCAACTACGCGGCGCACGCCGCCGAGCTCGGCAACGAGACGCCGGCCGAGCCGCTGATGTTCCTCGAACCCAACACCGCGGTCGTGGGTCCCGACGACCCGGTCGTGCTGCCGCCGCAGTCGCAGGACGTCCACTTCGAGGGTGAGCTCGCGGTCGTCATCGGCCGGCTCTGCCGCAACATCACCGCCGAGGAGGCGCGGCAGGTCGTGTTCGGCTACACCTGCGCCGACGACGTCACCGCGCGTGACCTGCAGCAGTCCGACGGGCAGTGGGCGCGGGCCAAGGGCTTCGACACCTTCTCCCCGCTCGGCCCGTGGATCGAGACCGACCTCGACCCGAGCG
It includes:
- a CDS encoding fumarylacetoacetate hydrolase family protein, producing the protein MRIARYTTGEDPTFGLVDGAGEKIAEITGDPLYTKIELTGQTTTVDEVRLLAPVIPRSKVIGIGRNYAAHAAELGNETPAEPLMFLEPNTAVVGPDDPVVLPPQSQDVHFEGELAVVIGRLCRNITAEEARQVVFGYTCADDVTARDLQQSDGQWARAKGFDTFSPLGPWIETDLDPSDLRVRTRVDGEVRQDGTTADMITGVFDLIAYASQAFTLLPGDVILTGTPEGVGPVTAGQRVEVEIEGIGTLGNPFLRRNDD